TGCCGATCTTCACGTCGAGCTTCTCGATGCCCTCGACGCCGCGAAGAGCGTGCTCGACGTGGCGCACACACGCGGAGCAGGTCATGCCTTCGACTTCCAGAACCGTTGCTTTGGTGGTCATTGCGTCCTCCTAACGGGCTTCGTGCCCGCATCTCGAAGACGCATCCGCCCGCCGGTCATTACAGTGCCTGTGCGAGATAAGCAGCGGGCTGCTGCGGCGGAAGCGTGCCTCGTCAAAGCATTCGCGACAGGTGCTTGAGGAGAGCGGCCGCCGGGCAAGGGCGCAGGAGGAAGAAATCGACGCCGGCCTGCCGAGCACGACCGCGCTCGGGGGTCGCGGCGCGATCGACAAGCGCGAAGATCTTCGGCCCTCGGCTGGCTGCCGTCGCACGTCGGATCTCTGCAGCGAGCTCGATCGTGTCTTCGAGCGGAAGATCCAGGAGCACGACGTCAACCGCTTCGGCGGCGAGAATCGATGCTGCTTCATCATCATCCGCGACGTCGTGCACCGTGAACCCGTTCTGACGGAGGGCGTCCGCCGTGACCGCACGCGTCGGGTCAAAACTGTCCACGACCAGGATGCACGCCACCCCGTCGCCGTAGCAGCCGCCGACCGCCGACGGCGACACTTCCTCGGTCGGAGAACCGTTGGAAGGATGAACCGACAGGCCGCACCGGTCATGCGAGGTCGAAGAATGGTCGCGGCTCGTGGCCGCCGGTCATCGCAGCCATGAGGTGCCGCGGCGTTCGTTCAGTCGCGTCGCGCTCGACACGGGCGTCCCCAAGAGCACGCACGAAATTCTCGATGCCGCGGATGCACTGCGAGCACGTCATCGAGCCTTTGACCTTCAGAAGCGCTTCTTCGATGCTCATGAGTCCTCCGACGGGACTTGTTGCCCCCATCAACAAGACGCAGCCGGGCCCCGCCCATTACACGGCGGCGGCTCGCAGGGCGACGACTCCGGAGTGGCAACGCGCTCGATACTCTCGTCGAGACCGCGCTCGAGCTCGCCGTCGATCGGTGACCTCGCGCGTGCCGAAAATGTGCCTTCCGGCACATGGCGCGGTGCGATTCGGGCGTATGTTTCCTGCACGGTGCGCGCCGCAGAGGAGATGCCTTGAGGTCGAAACGGATCGAAATACTCTTCTTCGCCGGCTGCCCGCACATCGAGCTCGCCACCGCACGGGCGCGAGAAGCGATCGAGGCCTCCAACGTGTCCGCCGACATCGCGCTTCTCGAAGTGACCGACTCCGCGGACGCGATCGCGCGGCGTTTCCTCGGCTCGCCCAGCGTTCGCGTCGATGGGACCGACGTCGATCCGAGCGCGTGGGAACGATCAGACTTTGGACTGCAGTGCCGGGTCTACTCGACCGGTGAGCGCCTCGATGGCGCGCCGCCTTCCGCGTGGATTGCGGCCGCTCTCCAAGACCGAGTCGCCGTCGCACCGCAGCCTTCGGCTCCGCAACACCATGGCTGTTGTGCAGCTTCCGCCGCTCCGCCGGCGCCGCGGCTGTCGACACACCTCCGTTCGATCCTCGACGCGTTGGTCGAACCACTCCTGAATGTCTTCCCGCTCGAGACCGCCCCCGTGATGGTCGCCCTGTTTCGGCAGCTTGCACGGGGAGCCCCGGTCGCGCACGCGGAGCTGGCCCTTTCCACGGGCGGGACCGTCGGCGAGATAGATGACGCGCTCGCGAAGGTGCCGGTGCTGGACTACGTCGACGGGCGCATCGTCGGCGCTGCGCTAACGCTCCGCGAAACACCCTACGCCTTCGAAGTCGAAGGCCGACGGCTCTACACCTGGTGTGCCCTCGATGCGCTCTTCCTCCCGGTGATCCTCGGACGGCGGTGTCGGGTCAGCTCATCGTGTCCTGCGACGGGTCAGTCCGTTCGCCTGGACGTCTCCCCGGACGGAGTCGTGGAGGCGGCCCCCGCGACGGCTGCACTCTCAGCACCGCTCGCTGCGTCGCCCGACGACCTGCGAGCATCGTTCTGCCGGTACGCGCGGTTCTTCACGTCACCCGCGGCCGTGGAACGGTGGGCGCCGGGTGACGATGCCGGCTCGTTGGCGGTCGTGGATGTTCACGAGGCCTTCCAGCTTGCGAAGGCCGTCGCGTCCGCGCTTCGTTGGGCCTGAGAAGCCCGCGCGCGGCCCCTGGGCCGAAAGTCATGGCCGAAAAATGTGCCGATCGGCCTATGGCGCCCCTCCTCCAAAATCGGCACTGTGGCGGCATGAGTGACACGAACCCTGCCACCCCCGCGCCGCCCGCTCCCACCGCTCCCAAGAGGCCGCGGACGGCTCTTCTCTGCGCCGGCATTGCCGTCGTCGGTCTGCTCGTCGCGTATCGGAGGTACGGCGGCTCCGACTGCTGCGCCGGTCAAGAGCAGGCCGCGCAAGCCGCAGCGGGGTCCGCGTCCACGACCACCGCGACCAACCCGAACGCGACGCTGACCGCGGACGAGGCGGTCGATACGGTGTTCGAAGGCTGCAAGGCGTCGTGTGGAAGTCACTCCCCCGCGATGAAGGCCGCCGCACGACCCCAGCCCGGAGCGGTGCTCGGCGAGGTCGTGCACTGTCCCGTGAGCGGTGCGGTCTTCAGGGTGAAGGAGGACGCGGTGAAACGCGAGGTGCTCGGGAAGCCGCTCTACTTCTGCTGCGCGTCCTGCGCCGCGTACTTCGACGCGCACCGAAGCGAGATCCTCACCGCACGCGGCATCCCGTTCGGCGGCGCCTGAGTCGTTGCGGTCATGACGACGCGAACCCTGCTGCGAGCCGTCGGCCTGCTCGCGTGGGCCTTCGCGGGCGTTCCTGCTTTGCTCGGCTTCGGCCACGACCCAGGGTGCATGTCGCTCGCGGGCTTCGCGACGTGGGGTGGGTCTTTCGCCGTCTTCGGCTTCGCGTTCTGGAAGGCCTCCGCGCGCGCGGGCGAGTCCCTCGACGGTGGACGCGCAAGGGTCTGGCTCGGGCTCCAATCCCTTGCGGCGCTCGTCATGCTCTCGCGGATCTGCACCGGCTTCGAGACCTCGCTGCTGATTGTCGTCGGCGTCGAGCTGGGGCTGTTCCTGCCCATGCGCCTCGCGTTGACGTGGCTGGTCCTTCAAAGCGTCGCGCTCTCCCAGCTCGCGATGCTGCAGATGGGCACCGCCGCCGGCCTCAAGTGGTCGATCGGAGCGCTCGGGTTCGGGGCGTTCGCCTTCACCATCGCGGCGATCGCAGGGAGGGAGGCCGCCGCGCGTCGAGAGCTGGCGCGCACCAATGCGGAGCTCGAGGTCGCGCGCGAGCACGTCGCCAGCCTGACCCGAGATGCGGAGCGTCTGCGGATCGCGCGGGAGCTTCATGACCTTCTCGGCCATGACCTCGCGGCGCTTCATCTCAATCTCGAGGCGGCCAAGCACCTCGCCGCCGGAGGCGCTGCTGCCGAACCGATCGCGCGGGCGCAGGATGTCGCGCGCGGCCTTCTCGTCGACCTGCGCAAGGCGGTGAGCGCCCTCCACAGCGATGGAGCGGTCGACGTCGCCGATGCCGTGCGCGCGATTGCCGGAGCCGTGAAGTCGCCGACCATTCACCTCGACGTCCCGGCCAAGCTCGAGATCGCGGATGGTGATCGCGCGAACGCGATCGTGCGTTGTGTGCAGGAGATCGTGACGAACTCGATCAAACACGCGGCCGCGTCGAATCTATGGATCCATCTCGCCGCGAACGACAGCGAGATCGAGATCCGCGCCCACGACGACGGGCGTGCCGTCGGTGACGTCCTCCCCGGGCGCGGGCTCACGGGTATGCGTGAACGCCTGGAAGGGCTTCGCGGAGAGCTGTCGTTCGGCCATCGCGCCTCGGGCACTGGATTCGAGGTGCGGGGGACATTGCCGCGGAGTGCCGCATGATCCGAGTCTGCATCGTCGACGATCAGACCATCGTCCGGCAGGGCCTACGATCGCTGCTCGGCATCGTCCCTGACTTCGAGGTCGTCGCGGAGGCGGGTGACGGCGAGGAAGCGCTCCAGGTCATCGCATCGTGTCGGCCCGACATCGTGCTCCTCGACATCCGAATGCCGAAGCTCGATGGCATCGGCGTCCTCGATGTCCTCGCGAAGCGTCCCGATCCCCCTGCGTGCCTGATCCTGACCACCTTCGATGATGACGAGCTCGTCCTCCGCGGGATCGCGCGCGGTGCTCGCGGCTATCTCCTGAAGGACGTGTCGCTCGAGCAGCTCACGGCCGCGATCCGCACGCTCGCGGACGGCGGAAGCGTGATTGCGCCGGCCGTCACCGACCGTGTCCTCCGCGGAATCGAGCGCTTCGGCGCCGGCTTCGAATCGCTGTCTCCGCCGGAATCCCTTACCAAGCGCGAGATCGAGATCCTGCGAACGATGGCGAGCGGATTCAGCAATCGCGAGATCGCAAAGGCGTGCTTCGTGGCCGAGGGGACGGTAAAGAATCACATCTCGAACATTCTCACGAAGCTGGGCGTTCGCGACCGCACCCGCGCCGTTTTGCGCGCGCTTCACCTCGGATTGATCTGACGATGACGGAACCGGCACTCGCAAACCAGGAATCCCGTGAGTCGAGCGCCATCGCGAGACGCGCGTCTCTCGGCGGGGCCGTGCTCGCGGCGGTCGCGGCGTCTTCGTGTTGCATCGGTCCACTCGTCGTCGCGGCGCTCGGACTCGGCGGCGCCGGCGCGTTCGCCACGATTGGTGCGTACCGGCCGCACATCCTCGTTGGAACTGTCGGACTCCTCGGCGTCGGCTATTACCTGACCTACCGAAAGGCGAAGCCGACGGCAGACGCGTGCGGTTGCGCGACCGCTCGCCGAGGCAAGAGCGCTCGGGCCGCCAAGATCGGGCTCTGGATCGCCACCGGCACGGTCGTTCTGTTCGCCGCGATCCCGTCCGTGCTCGCTCACGTCGCGCGCCAAGACGTCCACGTGCCCGCGGCTCCGGGCGCGACGATGGTGACGGCCGCGATCCACGTTCAAGGGATCGACTGCGAGGGATGTGCAACCGGACTGCGCAAGGCGATGCGCGGCGTCGGCGGCTTCCACGACCTCAAGCTCGACATCCCGCATCAGACCGTCGTCGTGAGCTACGAGCCAGCGCCGGGGCGGCTCGAAGCGTACGCGAAGGCGATCGAGGCCGAGACGGGCTTCGAGGTCGCGCTTCCTCCGATCGCCGCCGCGGGTACGCCCGCCTCGCCCTGACACCGAACCGTCGCTTGCTCGACGCTTTCTTCGCGGGTACCTCAAACGAAGATGAGGTCGACCGTTCAGCTGCTTCCCGCCGCGCTCGTGATGCTCGCGGCATGTCACGAAGGAAGGACGCCCACCGTCCGTCAACCGGCGCCGGAGACGCGCGCCGCTGCTGTCCCGAGTGCGCTGAGCCCGCAGCTCGAGGCTTCGTTCAAAAAGTGGGAGGACGCTGGGCCTTCGGGTGACGACGAGCATCGCGGGCGCCTTGCGCAGCTCGCGACCGCCGTTCGGCGCCGCCTGGATGAGACGAAGCAGGCGGAAGTCCTCTTCGTCTGCACGCACAACTCGCGTCGAAGCCACATGGCGCAGCTCCTTGGTCTCGCGGCCGCCCGCCGGAAGGGCTTGAACGTACGCACGTTCTCCGGCGGAACAGAAGCAACGGCGTTCAACCCGCGAGCGATTGCCGCCTTGCAGCGGGTCGGCTTCGAGATCGGCGCGGGTGACGGGACCAACCCGCACTACTCCGTCCGCATGAGCCCGTCCGTTGATCCGGTCGAAGCGTTCTCGAAGCGCCTGACCGATCCGCCGAACCCGACGTCCGGCTTCATCGTGGTGATGACGTGCTCCCAGGCCGACACCGCATGCCCGTACGTTCAGGGCGCCGTCGCGAGGATCCCCGTGCCGTACGACGACCCCAAGATCGCGGACGGTACGCCCGAGGAGGCCGCACGTTACGACGAGCGCGTCGCGCAGATCGGCCGTGACCTCGCGTGGGTCTTTGGCCGTGTTTCGAGCCCGTGAGCGGAAGCTCCACCTCAACGAGGCTTGCTTCCATAGTTCCAGTGTTCTAGAACAATCGTATGTCTCGTAAGCTGGAGACTCATGCCGAACAGCTTGCGGCGCTGGGCCATCCCGTGCGGCTCGCGATCTTGCGCCACGTCGTTCAAGCCGGACCCGAAGGCGTCGCCGCGGGCGACATCCAGTCGAAGGTCGACATCCCGGCGTCGACGCTGAGCCACCACATCCAGCAGCTCTCGCGGACCGGCCTCGTCGAGGCTCGTCGAGACGGCACGTACATTTACTACAGCGCCCTGGTCGCCAACCTGCGCGCGCTCACGGACTACCTCTGGGAAGACTGCTGCAAGGGCGGCAAGGGCACGTGCTGACGGATTCCGAGCACCCGCTGTTTCGATCCTTCCGCAAGTTTCAAAATAGGAATTTCGCCATGATCAACGTCACCCACCCCTACCTCGGCGGCTTCGATGGCTGACGTCGCCCTCGCGAACGGTCAGGAGGAGCCGACAGCGGCGCCGAAGGTCGCCGCCAAGCTCTCGGTCATCGATCGCTTCCTGCCCATCTGGATCTTCGTCGCCATGGGGCTCGGAGTGGGCCTCGGTCGCCTTTATCCGGCCATCGGGCCGGCGCTCGATACCGTCAAGATCGGAGGCGTCTCGCTGCCGATCGCGATCGGCCTCTTCTGGATGATGTACCCGGTCCTCGCGAAGGTTCGGTACGGCAAGCTCACCTCCGTTGGGGCAAACGCAAAGCTCTTCACCGCCTCGCTGGTCTTCAACTGGGTCCTCGGGCCCATTCTGATGTTCACCCTTGCGTGGCTGCTCTTGCCGGACCTTCCGCACTACCGGACGGGGCTCATCCTCATCGGTCTCGCGCGTTGCATCGCCATGGTTCTCATCTGGAACATGTTGGCGAAAGGCAGCAACGAGATCGCCGCGCTGCTCGTCGCGCTCAACTCGGTATTCCAGATCCTTTTCTACTCGGTGCTGGGCTGGCTCTTCATCACGGTCGTTCCCCGGTGGCTCGGAGCAGAAGGCGCGGCATTCCACGTCTCGATGGCAGAGATCGCGAAGAGCGTGCTGTTGTTCCTCGGGGTGCCGCTCGCCGCGGGTGCACTCACTCGGTCCGTCCTCGTTCGGCGGCGCGGTGAGGATTGGTACACGCGCAGGTTCCTACCGAAGGTCGGTCCGACGGCGCTCCTTGGGCTCCTCTACACGATCGTCCTCATGTTCGCGATGCAGGGCGACAAGATCGTGAGCCTGCCCCTCGACGTTCTGCGCATTTCCGTGCCGCTGGTTCTCTACTTCGGAATCATGTTCACGGCCGCATTCCTTCTTTCGAAGAAGCTTGGGTTCTCCTACGAGGAGACTGCGTCGCTCTCGTTCACGGCGGCGGGGAACAACTTCGAGCTCGCAATCGCCGTCGCGATCGGTCTCTTCGGAATTTCGTCCGGTGAGGCGCTCGCGGGCGTCGTCGGCCCGCTCATCGAGGTCCCTGCGCTCCTTGCGCTCGTGTACCTGTCGCTTTGGTTGAAACGGCGATTGTTCGCCACGGAGGAAGCGCGATGAAGACGGTTCTCTTTGCCTGCGTGCACAACGCGGGACGCTCGCAGATGGCCGCCGCGTGGTTCAATCGACTCGCTGATCCTGCGAAGGCGCGGGCGATCTCGGCCGGGACGGAGCCCGGCACGCGCGTTCACCCGGAGGTCCTCGAGGTCATGAAGGAGGTCGACATCGACCTGTCCGCTCAGCGTCCGACGTATCTCTCGGACGATCTTGCGCGCACCGCGACGATGCTGATCACGATGGGGTGCGGCGAGGCATGCCCGGTCGTCCCGGGCCTCCGACGAGACGATTGGCCGCTCGACGATCCGAAGGGCCGACCCGCTGCCGAGGTCCGACAAATTCGCGACGACATCCGAGGCCGGGTCAGCGAGCTCGTCACGCGCGAAGGCTGGGCCTCCGCCTAGACGCATGAGCGATCTTCCGAATATCGCCCATGAGCATCTGGACATTCCGGATCTGGGCAAGCTGCGCGCGGCGTCCTCCTCGCACCGGCCACGAATCCTCCTGCTGTACGGATCGCTGCGGGAGCGGTCGTACAGCCGGTTCTTGACGCTCGAGGCGGCGCGCCTGCTCGGACACTTCGGCGCCGAGGCACGCGTGTTCGACCCGCGCGGCTTGCCCATGCCGGACAGCACGCCTCCCGATCATCCCAAGGTCCAGGAGCTGCGTGAGCTCTCGAATTGGTCCGAAGGCCACGTCTGGTGCAGTCCAGAACGGCACGGAACGCTCACCGGAATCTTGAAGAGCCAGATCGACTGGCTGCCCTTGAATGTCGGGAGCATTCGGCCCACGCAGGGCAGAACGCTCGCCGTCATGCAGGTCTCGGGCG
This portion of the Labilithrix sp. genome encodes:
- a CDS encoding response regulator transcription factor gives rise to the protein MACILVVDSFDPTRAVTADALRQNGFTVHDVADDDEAASILAAEAVDVVLLDLPLEDTIELAAEIRRATAASRGPKIFALVDRAATPERGRARQAGVDFFLLRPCPAAALLKHLSRML
- a CDS encoding helix-turn-helix transcriptional regulator, which produces MSRKLETHAEQLAALGHPVRLAILRHVVQAGPEGVAAGDIQSKVDIPASTLSHHIQQLSRTGLVEARRDGTYIYYSALVANLRALTDYLWEDCCKGGKGTC
- a CDS encoding heavy-metal-associated domain-containing protein: MTTKATVLEVEGMTCSACVRHVEHALRGVEGIEKLDVKIGKVRVEHDATKATPERLIAAIADAGYESRPET
- a CDS encoding arsenate reductase ArsC, which produces MKTVLFACVHNAGRSQMAAAWFNRLADPAKARAISAGTEPGTRVHPEVLEVMKEVDIDLSAQRPTYLSDDLARTATMLITMGCGEACPVVPGLRRDDWPLDDPKGRPAAEVRQIRDDIRGRVSELVTREGWASA
- the arsB gene encoding ACR3 family arsenite efflux transporter, whose translation is MADVALANGQEEPTAAPKVAAKLSVIDRFLPIWIFVAMGLGVGLGRLYPAIGPALDTVKIGGVSLPIAIGLFWMMYPVLAKVRYGKLTSVGANAKLFTASLVFNWVLGPILMFTLAWLLLPDLPHYRTGLILIGLARCIAMVLIWNMLAKGSNEIAALLVALNSVFQILFYSVLGWLFITVVPRWLGAEGAAFHVSMAEIAKSVLLFLGVPLAAGALTRSVLVRRRGEDWYTRRFLPKVGPTALLGLLYTIVLMFAMQGDKIVSLPLDVLRISVPLVLYFGIMFTAAFLLSKKLGFSYEETASLSFTAAGNNFELAIAVAIGLFGISSGEALAGVVGPLIEVPALLALVYLSLWLKRRLFATEEAR
- a CDS encoding heavy-metal-associated domain-containing protein, yielding MLAAVAASSCCIGPLVVAALGLGGAGAFATIGAYRPHILVGTVGLLGVGYYLTYRKAKPTADACGCATARRGKSARAAKIGLWIATGTVVLFAAIPSVLAHVARQDVHVPAAPGATMVTAAIHVQGIDCEGCATGLRKAMRGVGGFHDLKLDIPHQTVVVSYEPAPGRLEAYAKAIEAETGFEVALPPIAAAGTPASP
- a CDS encoding sensor histidine kinase, giving the protein MTTRTLLRAVGLLAWAFAGVPALLGFGHDPGCMSLAGFATWGGSFAVFGFAFWKASARAGESLDGGRARVWLGLQSLAALVMLSRICTGFETSLLIVVGVELGLFLPMRLALTWLVLQSVALSQLAMLQMGTAAGLKWSIGALGFGAFAFTIAAIAGREAAARRELARTNAELEVAREHVASLTRDAERLRIARELHDLLGHDLAALHLNLEAAKHLAAGGAAAEPIARAQDVARGLLVDLRKAVSALHSDGAVDVADAVRAIAGAVKSPTIHLDVPAKLEIADGDRANAIVRCVQEIVTNSIKHAAASNLWIHLAANDSEIEIRAHDDGRAVGDVLPGRGLTGMRERLEGLRGELSFGHRASGTGFEVRGTLPRSAA
- the arsH gene encoding arsenical resistance protein ArsH translates to MSDLPNIAHEHLDIPDLGKLRAASSSHRPRILLLYGSLRERSYSRFLTLEAARLLGHFGAEARVFDPRGLPMPDSTPPDHPKVQELRELSNWSEGHVWCSPERHGTLTGILKSQIDWLPLNVGSIRPTQGRTLAVMQVSGGSQSFNAVNALRLLGRWMRMFTIPNQSSVAKAFQEFDDDGRMKPSSYYDRVVDVMEELVKFTLLLRDRSTYLTDRYSERKEEAAKSEARALAAAAMSHESKGEAGQRQSGGS
- a CDS encoding response regulator transcription factor, which gives rise to MIRVCIVDDQTIVRQGLRSLLGIVPDFEVVAEAGDGEEALQVIASCRPDIVLLDIRMPKLDGIGVLDVLAKRPDPPACLILTTFDDDELVLRGIARGARGYLLKDVSLEQLTAAIRTLADGGSVIAPAVTDRVLRGIERFGAGFESLSPPESLTKREIEILRTMASGFSNREIAKACFVAEGTVKNHISNILTKLGVRDRTRAVLRALHLGLI